A region from the Canis lupus dingo isolate Sandy chromosome 9, ASM325472v2, whole genome shotgun sequence genome encodes:
- the GSDMA gene encoding gasdermin-A, producing MTIFENVTRALARQLNPRGDLTPLDSLIDFKRFHPFCLVLRKRKSTLFWGARYVRTDYTLLDVLEPGSSPSDPTDSGNFSFKNMLDARVEGEVDVPKTVKVTGTAGLSRSSTLEVQTLSVAPKALETLHHERKLSAEHPFLKEMRNRGENLYVVMEVVETVQEVTLERASKAEGCFSLPFFAPLGLQGSIDHKEAVTIPKGCILAFRVRQLMVKGKEEWDIPHICNDSMQTFPPEEKPEEKFTFILASDAGEEHENFKTLKEEVQREIQEVEKLSRVGQRSLLTSLSKLLGKKKELQDLELTLEGALDKGHEVTLEALPKDVLVSKEAMGGILYFLGALTELSEAQQKLLIKSMEKKILSVQLKLVESTMEHSFLQDKEGVFPLQPDLLSSLGEEELTLTEALVGLSGLEVQRSGPQYMWDPDTLPRLCALYAGLSLLQLLTKAS from the exons ATGACCATATTTGAAAATGTCACCCGGGCCTTGGCCAGACAACTAAACCCTCGAGGGGACCTGACACCCCTTGACAGCCTCATAGACTTCAAGCGCTTCCATCCCTTCTGCCTGGtgctgaggaagaggaagagcacTCTCTTCTGGGGTGCCCGCTATGTCCGCACTGACTACACCCTCCTGGATGTGCTTGAACCTGGCAGCTCACCCTCAG ATCCAACAGACTCTGGGAACTTTAGCTTTAAGAACATGCTGGATGCCCgagtggagggagaggtggaTGTGCCAAAGACAGTCAAGGTGACGGGGACTGCAGGGCTGTCCAGGAGCAGTACCCTGGAGGTCCAGACACTCAGTGTGGCTCCTAAAGCTCTGGAGACCTTGCACCATGAGAG GAAGCTGTCGGCTGAGCACCCATTCCTGAAGGAGATGAGAAACCGAGGGGAAAACCTGTATgtggtgatggaggtggtggAGACCGTGCAGGAGGTCACCCTGGAGCGAGCCAGCAAGGCGgagggctgcttctccctcccgtTCTTCGCTCCTTTGGGGCTACAG GGATCCATAGACCACAAGGAGGCCGTAACCATCCCCAAGGGCTGCATCCTGGCCTTTCGAGTGAGACAACTCATGGTCAAAGGCAAAGAAGAGTGGG ATATTCCACATATCTGCAATGATAGCATGCAAACCTTCCCTCCCGAAG AAAAGCCAGAGGAGAAATTCACCT tCATCCTGGCATCTGATGCTg GGGAGGAACATGAAAACTTCAAAACCCTAAAAGAAGAAGTTCAAAGAGAGATCCAAGAAgtggagaagctgagcagggtaGGGCAAAGATCCCTGCTCACCTCCCTCAGTAAACTTCTTGGGAAGAAAAAGGAGCTACAAGACTTGGAGCTCACG CTTGAAGGGGCTCTAGACAAAGGACATGAAGTGACCCTGGAGGCACTCCCAAAAGATGTCTTGGTATCAAAGGAGGCTATGGGTGGCATCCTCTATTTCCTTGGAGCCCTAACAG agctAAGTGAAGCCCAACAGAAGCTACTGATAAAATCGATGGAGAAAAAGATCCTATCCGTGCAGCTAAAGCTG GTGGAGAGCACAATGGAACACAGTTTCCTACAGGATAAAGAGGGTGTTTTCCCCCTGCAGCCTGACCTGCTCTCCTCCCTTGGGGAAGAGGAACTGACCCTCACAGAGGCCCTAGTGGGGCTGAGTGGCCTCGAAGTGCAGAGATCGGGCCCCCAGTACATGTGGGACCCAGACACCCTCCCTAGACTCTGTGCCCTTTACGCTGGCCTCTCCCTCCTGCAGCTGCTGACCAAGGCCTCCTAA